Proteins from a single region of Oreochromis niloticus isolate F11D_XX linkage group LG7, O_niloticus_UMD_NMBU, whole genome shotgun sequence:
- the sbno1 gene encoding protein strawberry notch homolog 1 isoform X4 translates to MDPGQDLLLAALSESGICPNDIGLFDVDSQDVAQPSTTQQSISISALDVGVGVGTESVEVVRPEHPAAVPIVTIRHKPQPSTTTFVLNQLNQLPPLGAVVTKQSAINPVKHTITVTKVVHVANSTLRSSSAPSSTSIPPSASTVVPSNRDQQIQLKDLLRSSSVKSTGLKGNSLIELMKLKPPPDIAPPVATATATGPGDLNNGIKREVLGKDSARIWIHDDIKLQTFPHSLKPPVVKEEDEPEEEEEDELGHAETYAEYMPQKLKVGLRHPDPVVETSSLSSVSPPDVWYRLTIPEEVIDRGCLSALQLEAITYAAQQHETFLPNGDRAAYLIGDGAGVGKGRTIAGIIYENYLLGRKRSLWFSVSNDLKYDAERDLRDIGAKNIQVHSLNKFKYGKISSKHNGSVKKGVIFATYSSLIGESQSGGKYKTRFEQLLHWCGEDFDGVIVYDECHKAKNVCPIGSSKPTKTGLAVLELQNKLPKARVVYASATGASEPRNMAYMNRLGIWGHKTPFREFGDFIQAVERRGVGAMEIVAMDMKLRGMYIARQLSFTGVTFKIDEVPLTQEYINMYNKSVRLWVSARERFQQAANLMDAEQRMKKSMWGQFWSAHQRFFKYLCIASKVRRVVQLAREEVQNGKCVVIGLQSTGEARTLEALEEGGGELNDFVSTAKGVLQSLIEKHFPAPDRQKLYSLLGIDLSAKKTPSPSDTAVEQEQKGKKRKGSEVKKQQKKRPRKHGGLSGTSSDESQSEESDRDCDSDDSFKSVSSADEDDDFNPFREESDDDDDPWLNRKEPKKGKEKKKKKRRKSIDPDSIQSALLASGLCSTRPTFTASVNPPSTPATVKADSQESCLTSQDSVELAQKMKKELLEKLEDLAEDLPPNTLDELIDELGGPENVAEMTGRKGRVVSNDDGTITYESRSELDVPVEILNLTEKQRFMDGEKNIAIISEAASSGISLQADRRVKNQRRRVHMTLELPWSADRAIQQFGRTHRSNQVTAPEYVFLISELAGEQRFASIVAKRLESLGALTHGDRRATETRDLSRFNFDNKYGRNALEIVMKSIVKLDTPLVSPPSDFKGDFFKEIQIGLVGVGLINVEDRSGTLSLDKDYNNMGKFLNRILGMEVHQQNALFQYFSDTLAAVIQEAKKNGKYDMGILDLGSGDEKVKKVDCRKFLTPGYTTSGHVELYTVSVERGMSWEEATHAWADQNGADDGFYVQMRNNKKTAILVKEVNTKKRLFLVYRPNTGRQVKLETYTDLKKKFKKVLSEDAKQHWTDQYKSSEKICSHAYWRGNCKKASVGLQCEVGLRCRRYYVLCGSVLSVWNELEEVLTPVSGTNVKVQIVRLRTEDGQRIVGLIIPANCVSPLINKLSTSDQCQQLAVQEQQKRQQLHPQSLSHTHHT, encoded by the exons ATGGATCCTGGACAGGATTTACTTCTCGCCGCTCTCAGTGAGAGTGGAATTTGCCCAAATGATATTGGCTTATTTGATGTTGATTCTCAGGATGTTGCACAGCCCTCTACAACCCAGCAA TCGATCTCCATCAGTGCCCTGGATGTTGGTGTTGGTGTGGGGACAGAGTCAGTGGAAGTTGTTCGACCTGAACATCCTGCTGCAGTCCCCATTGTTACCATCAGG CACAAACCTCAGCCATCAACCACCACGTTTGTCTTAAATCAGCTGAATCAGTTGCCTCCACTGGGAGCTGTTGTGACCAAACAGTCTGCTATTAACCCTGTCAAGCATACCATAACTGTCACCAAGGTGGTTCATGTGGCGAATTCAACCCTGCGAAGTTCATCAGCCCCCTCTTCCACAAGTATTCCCCCTTCAGCATCCACAGTAGTGCCTTCTAACAGAGATCAG CAGATTCAGTTGAAAGACCTCCTTCGGTCCAGCAGTGTGAAGAGCACTGGTCTAAAGGGCAACAGTCTGATAGAGCTCATGAAGCTCAAGCCTCCACCTGATATTGCTCCACCAGTAGCCACAGCCACAGCCACAGGCCCAG GTGACTTGAACAATGGAATCAAGAGAgaagttttgggtaaagattcTGCCAGGATCTGGATTCATGATGACATTAAACTACAAACCTTTCCACATTCTCTG AAACCTCCAGTGGTGAAGGAAGAGGATGAgcctgaggaggaagaggaggatgagCTGGGTCATGCTGAGACTTATGCAGAGTACATGCCACAGAAAT TAAAGGTTGGCCTGAGGCACCCAGATCCTGTTGTAGAGACCAGTTCTCTGTCCAGTGTGAGCCCTCCAGATGTGTGGTACAGACTGACCATCCCAGAGGAAGTCATTGACAGGGGCTGCCTCTCTGCGTTGCAGCTGGAAGCTATTACATATGCAGCTCAG CAACATGAGACATTCCTCCCAAATGGTGATCGAGCTGCTTATTTGATCGGCGATGGAGCTGGTGTGGGGAAAGGCAGGACGATTGCAGGGATCATCTATGAGAATTACCTCCTGGGCAGGAAGAGGTCACTATG GTTTAGTGTCTCAAATGATTTGAAGTATGATGCTGAAAGGGATTTAAGAGACATTGGAGCCAAGAACATCCAGGTTCATTCCCTGAACAAG ttcaAATATGGCAAAATCTCTTCAAAACACAATGGAAGTGTGAAGAAAGGTGTCATCTTTGCCACCTACTCCTCTTTGATAGGAGAGAGCCAGTCAGGAGGGAAATATAAGACCAGATTTGAGCAGCTTCTCCACTGGTGTGGCGAAGACTTTGATGGAGTC ATCGTCTATGATGAGTGTCATAAAGCCAAAAATGTTTGTCCAATTGGCTCCTCCAAGCCTACAAAAACTGGGCTTGCAGTGTTGGAGCTGCAGAACAAACTCCCAAAGGCTCGGgttgtgtatgcaagtgctacAG GTGCCTCTGAACCACGAAACATGGCCTACATGAACCGGTTGGGCATATGGGGACACAAAACACCCTTCAGAGAATTTGGGGACTTTATCCAAGCTGTTGAGCGCAG AGGTGTTGGTGCCATGGAGATTGTAGCTATGGACATGAAGCTGAGAGGGATGTACATTGCAAGACAGCTGAGTTTTACAGGTGTGACTTTCAAGATCGACGAGGTTCCCCTGACTCAGGAATATATCAACATGTACAACAAATCTGTTAGACTG TGGGTGAGTGCACGGGAAAGGTTCCAGCAGGCTGCAAACCTCATGGATGCAGAGCAACGCATGAAGAAGTCCATGTGGGGTCAGTTTTGGTCTGCCCACCAAAGGTTCTTTAAGTATCTCTGCATTGCCTCCAAAGTCCGCCGAGTGGTTCAGCTGGCCAGAGAAGAGGTCCAGAATGGAAAG TGTGTGGTGATTGGCCTTCAGTCCACTGGTGAAGCAAGAACACTGGAGGCCCTGGAGGAAGGAGGGGGAGAACTCAATGACTTTGTTTCAACTGCAAA AGGTGTGCTACAGTCCTTGATTGAAAAGCACTTCCCAGCTCCAGACAGACAGAAGCTTTACAGCCTGCTGGGTATCGACCTCTCAGCAAAGAAGACCCCCTCTCCCAGTGACACAGCAGTAGAACAAGAACAGAAGGGCAAGAAGAGGAAag GTTCAGAGgttaaaaagcagcagaaaaagcGTCCCCGGAAGCATGGGGGTCTGTCGGGTACGAGTTCAGATGAGAGCCAGTCAGAGGAGTCGgacagagactgtgacagtgatGACAGCTTCAAATCAGTCAGCTCAGCAGACGAAGACGACGATTTCAACCCATTCAGAGAAGagtctgatgatgatgatg aTCCGTGGCTTAACAGGAAGGAACCAAAGAAAggcaaggagaagaagaagaaaaaaaggaggaagagtATTGATCCAGACTCGATTCAAAGTGCCTTGTTGGCCTCGGGGCTGTGCTCCACTAGGCCTACTTTCACTGCCTCAGTTAATCCCCCCAGCACGCCTGCCACAG TCAAGGCAGACAGTCAGGAAAGCTGCCTAACAAGTCAGGACTCAGTGGAACTTGCCCAGAAAATGAAGAAAGAGCTGCTTGAAAAACTGGAGGATCTGGCAGAGGATCTGCCTCCCAACACTCTGGATGAGCTCATAGATGAATTGGGAGGACCTGAAAATGTAGCTGAG ATGACTGGCCGTAAAGGTCGCGTGGTCAGCAACGATGATGGGACCATCACTTATGAATCTCGCTCTGAGCTGGACGTCCCTGTGGAAATACTCAATCTCACTGAGAAGCAGAGGTTCATGGATGGAGAGAAG AACATAGCCATCATCTCAGAAGCAGCGAGCTCGGGTATATCCCTGCAGGCTGACCGTCGAGTGAAGAACCAGCGGCGGAGAGTCCACATGACACTAGAGCTGCCGTGGAGCGCAGACAGGGCTATACAGCAGTTTG ggagaacccACAGATCAAACCAGGTCACAGCTCCAGAATATGTCTTCCTCATATCGGAGCTTGCAGGAGAGCAAAGATTTGCATCCATTGTTGCCAAAAGACTAGAAAGCTTG GGTGCTCTCACTCATGGTGacagaagagcaacagaaacTCGGGATCTGAGCAGGTTCAATTTTGACAACAAA TATGGCAGAAACGCTCTGGAAATTGTGATGAAGTCGATTGTAAAGCTTGATACTCCATTAGTGTCTCCACCCTCTGACTTTAAAGGGGATTTCTTCAAAG AAATTCAAATTGGATTAGTAGGTGTTGGCCTCATAAATGTGGAGGACAGATCTGGCACACTATCACTAGACAAAG ACTACAACAACATGGGGAAGTTCCTGAATCGTATTTTGGGCATGGAGGTCCATCAGCAGAATGCTTTGTTTCAGTACTTTTCTGACACGCTTGCAGCTGTGATTCAGGAAGCAAAGAAGAATGGCAAATACGACATGGGCATTCTCG ATCTGGGCTCAGGTGATGAAAAAGTAAAGAAGGTGGACTGCAGGAAATTTCTAACACCTGGCTACACTACATCAGGGCATGTTGAACTCTACACT GTAAGTGTTGAAAGGGGAATGTCCTGGGAAGAAGCCACACACGCTTGGGCAGACCAGAATGGAGCCGATGATGGTTTCTATGTGCAG atgaggaacaacaaaaaaacgGCCATCCTTGTCAAAGAGGTGAACACTAAGAAGAGGCTGTTCTTGGTGTACAGGCCCAACACCGGCCGGCAGGTCAAACTGGAGACGTACACAGACCTCAagaagaaatttaaaaag GTCTTGTCAGAAGATGCCAAGCAGCACTGGACTGACCAGTACAAGTCTTCAGAAAAAATCTGCTCACACGCATATTG GCGCGGTAACTGCAAGAAGGCGTCAGTGGGTCTGCAGTGTGAAGTTGGTCTTCGGTGCAGGAGGTACTACGTTTTGTGTGGATCAGTGCTCAGTGTTTGGAATGAGCTGGAAGAAGTGCTCACCCCGGTCAGTGGAACCAATGTAAAGGTGCAGATTGTCCGGCTGAGAACCGAAGATGGGCAGAGGATAGTCG gACTGATCATTCCGGCGAACTGTGTGTCTCCGTTAATTAACAAGCTCTCAACATCGGACCAGTGTCAGCAGCTGGCTGTGCAGGAGCAGCAGAAGCGGCAGCAGCTTCACCCTCAGAGTCTGagccacacacaccacacataG